One Gloeothece verrucosa PCC 7822 DNA window includes the following coding sequences:
- a CDS encoding sugar O-acetyltransferase → MNEKEKMLAGEYYNSFDEELVRDRERAKKLCKQLNDIPDAPVDERNKILQELFQTKKNCLIESPFRCDYGYNIKIGENFYANFGCIILDCNIVKIGNNVLFAPNVQVYTATHPVNIADRIAGKEMAYPIEIGDNVWIGGGSIILPGVKIGENTTIGAGSVVTKDIPPNTVAVGNPCRFIKQIK, encoded by the coding sequence ATGAACGAAAAAGAAAAAATGCTGGCAGGAGAATATTATAACTCCTTCGACGAAGAATTAGTTAGAGATAGAGAACGAGCCAAAAAATTATGTAAACAACTTAATGATATTCCCGATGCTCCTGTGGACGAAAGAAATAAAATACTACAAGAACTTTTTCAAACGAAGAAAAATTGCTTAATAGAATCGCCATTTCGATGTGATTATGGCTATAATATAAAAATAGGCGAAAATTTTTATGCTAATTTTGGTTGTATTATTCTAGATTGCAATATTGTTAAAATAGGGAATAATGTCCTATTTGCCCCTAATGTACAAGTATATACCGCAACACATCCGGTTAATATTGCTGATAGAATAGCCGGCAAAGAAATGGCTTATCCCATAGAAATTGGAGATAACGTTTGGATCGGTGGAGGAAGTATTATATTACCCGGAGTGAAAATCGGAGAAAATACAACCATTGGTGCAGGAAGTGTTGTCACAAAAGATATCCCCCCAAATACCGTTGCTGTC
- a CDS encoding sugar transferase, with product MISTPRLNFFCLSSSKHKVQAKKFHVHELTHASVYSKTKRIIDIFGAIVGLAITAILFIPIAIAMQLDDPGPVLYRQKRCGLNAKPFVIWKFRSMIVDADQKQHLVPNQAQGQIFKNECDPRVTRVGRFLRRTSLDEFPQFWNVLWGDMSLVGTRPPTVTEVANYKPHHFSRLKVRPGLTGEWQVKGRSNIKNFEDIVQMDLDYQYKWSIQYDLFLIWQTVGVIFSRKGAC from the coding sequence GTGATTAGCACACCTAGATTAAACTTTTTTTGTCTAAGTTCTTCCAAGCATAAGGTACAAGCGAAGAAGTTCCATGTTCATGAATTGACTCATGCTTCGGTTTACAGTAAGACCAAACGCATTATTGATATTTTCGGCGCTATTGTCGGTCTTGCGATCACGGCCATTCTTTTTATTCCCATTGCGATCGCTATGCAGTTAGATGATCCGGGTCCGGTTTTGTATCGTCAAAAACGCTGTGGATTAAATGCAAAACCCTTTGTCATCTGGAAATTCCGCTCAATGATCGTCGATGCTGACCAAAAACAGCATCTTGTCCCTAACCAAGCTCAAGGTCAAATCTTCAAAAATGAATGCGATCCACGAGTGACTCGGGTGGGTAGATTCCTCAGACGCACCAGTCTAGACGAATTTCCTCAATTTTGGAATGTTTTATGGGGAGATATGAGTCTAGTGGGAACTCGTCCTCCCACCGTCACCGAAGTGGCTAACTATAAACCTCATCATTTCTCTCGTCTAAAGGTTAGACCTGGGTTAACCGGAGAATGGCAGGTTAAAGGTCGTTCAAATATCAAAAATTTTGAAGATATTGTGCAAATGGACCTAGATTATCAGTATAAATGGTCTATTCAATATGATCTATTCTTAATTTGGCAGACAGTAGGGGTGATCTTTAGCCGCAAAGGTGCTTGTTAA